From one Triticum aestivum cultivar Chinese Spring chromosome 4B, IWGSC CS RefSeq v2.1, whole genome shotgun sequence genomic stretch:
- the LOC123095031 gene encoding proline-rich receptor-like protein kinase PERK4 yields MDDSPLSRGPLAPLLGSGPLDPSSSAAADSDGSGGSSSGASDSSGESSSSGSPPSPSGPQSSTQSTPPPGSEESAPSPPSPSLSPPPATPAGTSGSPPGQSSPPGSNAIPSPQAPKSNGGGGGSSESGGGSKGGGGSKGKGGSKQDGSPPVEAVVVGVVIGVLVFALLLCIAACVCCARRRKKKRPPMAMPFYTDQHGNVYYANNMPSPWQQSGGPSDGHGGVGWHLQYPPGQGPLSEEMTMSGSQGSGSSMPPPPPAIFGSQSSFTYEELASATGGFSKANLLGQGGFGYVYKGVLPGSGKEVAVKQLKAGSGQGEREFQAEVEIISRVHHRHLVSLVGYCIAGSSQRLLVYEFVANDTLEHHLHGKGVPVMDWRKRLAIALGSAKGLAYLHEDCNPRIIHRDIKAANILLDENFEAKVADFGLAKLTTDNNTHVSTRVMGTFGYLAPEYASSGKLTDKSDVFSFGVMMLELITGRRPVDPSNYMEDSLVDWARPLLARALSEGGNFDEVVDPRLENKYDRQEMERMAASAAATVRHSAKRRPKMKQIVRALEGDASLDDLNEGMKPGQSMIYSSDESGSYAANINRLRQIAFESSEEYTNEYSGTGESGETTQRHH; encoded by the exons ATGGATGACTCGCCCCTAAGCCGCGGACCCCTGGCCCCCCTGCTAGGTAGTGGTCCACTGGAcccgtcgtcgtcggcggcggcagaTTCGGATGGCTCGGGTGGATCATCGTCGGGAGCTTCGGATAGCTCGGGTGAATCGTCGTCATCGGGATCCCCGCCGTCTCCCTCCGGCCCACAATCGTCCACGCAGTCGACCCCACCGCCAGGGTCCGAGGAGTcggcgccgtcgccgccctcgccgtCTCTGTCACCGCCGCCGGCTACGCCAGCAGGTACCAGCGGGTCGCCCCCGGGTCAATCATCGCCGCCGGGATCAAATGCCATCCCGTCTCCGCAGGCTCCGAAGAGcaacgggggcggcggcggctcctcggAGAGCGGGGGCGGTTCCAAGGGCGGGGGCGGTTCCAAGGGCAAGGGCGGGAGCAAGCAAGACGGTTCTCCGCCCGTGGAGGCCGTGGTCGTCGGCGTGGTGATCGGGGTCCTGGTCTTCGCCCTGCTGCTGTGCATCGCCGCGTGCGTGTGCTGCgccaggaggaggaagaagaagaggccgcccATGGCCATGCCCTTCTACACCGACCAGCATG GGAACGTGTACTACGCGAACAACATGCCGAGCCCGTGGCAGCAGAGCGGCGGCCCGTCGGACGGGCACGGCGGCGTGGGGTGGCACCTGCAGTACCCGCCGGGACAGGGGCCGCTGAGCGAGGAGATGACGATGAGCGGGTCGCAGGGGTCGGGGTCGTcgatgcccccgccgccgccggccatcttCGGGTCGCAGAGCTCGTTCACGTACGAGGAGCTGGCGTCGGCCACGGGCGGGTTCTCCAAGGCGAACCTGCTGGGGCAGGGCGGGTTCGGGTACGTGTACAAGGGCGTGCTGCCGGGGAGCGgcaaggaggtggcggtgaagcaGCTCAAGGCCGGCAGCGGGCAGGGCGAGCGCGAGTTCCAGGCGGAGGTGGAGATCATCAGCCGCGTCCACCACCGCCACCTCGTTTCCCTCGTCGGCTACTGCATCGCCGGCTCCTCCCAGCGCCTGCTCGTCTATGAGTTCGTCGCCAACGACACCCTCGAGCACCATCTCCACGGCAAGGGCGTGCCGGTCATGGACTGGCGCAAGAGGCTCGCCATTGCGCTCGGCTCCGCCAAGGGCCTTGCGTATCTGCACGAAGACT GCAATCCGAGGATCATCCACCGTGACATCAAGGCGGCCAACATTCTCTTGGACGAAAATTTCGAGGCCAAG GTCGCGGATTTCGGGCTCGCAAAGCTGACGACGGACAACAACACGCACGTCTCCACGCGCGTCATGGGAACGTTCGG GTACCTGGCGCCGGAGTACGCCTCCAGCGGCAAGCTGACGGACAAGTCGGACGTCTTCTCCTTCGGCGTGATGATGCTCGAGCTCATCACCGGCCGGCGGCCCGTCGACCCCAGCAACTACATGGAGGACAGCCTGGTGGACTGGGCGAGGCCGCTCTTGGCGCGCGCGCTGTCGGAGGGCGGCAACTTCGACGAGGTGGTGGACCCGCGCCTGGAGAACAAGTACGACCGGCAGGAGATGGAGCGCatggccgccagcgccgccgccaccgtccggCACTCCGCCAAGCGCCGCCCCAAGATGAAACAG ATTGTTCGCGCGCTGGAGGGTGACGCGTCGCTGGACGACCTGAACGAAGGGATGAAGCCAGGGCAGAGCATGATATACAGCTCCGACGAGTCCGGCAGCTACGCGGCCAACATCAACAGGCTGAGGCAGATCGCGTTCGAGAGTAGCGAGGAGTACACCAACGAGTACAGCGGGACGGGGGAGTCGGGGGAGACAACACAACGGCATCACTGA